The DNA region ATGTTGAAGAAGTTTACAATGAAGGACTTAAATTAAATGAAATATTTCCTTTGAATAATGTTGGTATTGTAACATCGAGAGATTCTTTTGTAATTGATAATGATAGAAAAAGTTTATCGGATAGAATTAAAAATTTTTTCGTTCTTGATAAAGAGGAAATTCAAAGAAATTATCAGCTAAAGGAAAATGGTAGTTGGAAAATAAATGATGTAAAACAAAAATCGAAAAAATTTGATGAAGTATCCATAACTAAAATTTCTTATCGCCCCTTTGATGAACGATACATTTATTATAATACTAATTTTATTGAAAGAAGCAGAACAGAGGTAATGCAACATTTGTTTATTGGAGATAATATCGGACTTATCTCCAATAAACAAATTAGAACGTCTCATGTCTTTCATCATTGGATTACTAAAACATTGACTGATTTTCATATAACAGAAACGGCGAATGCAAACCCTTATGTTTTCCCTCTATATCTTTATTCAGACTCCGCCAATCCAGAATTAGCCAAGAAAGAAAAAAGAAAACCAAATTTAAAAATGGAAATAGTAAATAAGATTGCAGGTAAATTAGAATTAACCTTTACGGACGAAAAAGAAAATATAAATAATTCATTTGCCCCAATTGATATTTTAGATTATATATACGCAGTGTTACATTCCCCAACATACAGAGAAACATACAAGGAATTTCTAAAAATAGATTTTCCGAGAGTGCCTTATCCAGAAGATAAAGAAATATTTTTGGAATTGGTAAAATTAGGAGAAGAGTTGCGACAGATTCATTTATTAGAATCAGATGCGATTGATAAATTTATAACGTCGTATTCTATCTCAGGGCAAAATAATATAGAAAAAATAGAATACGACAATGGAAATGTTTACATCAATGAAAATCAATACTTTGGTAAAGTTCCAGAGATAGCGTGGAATTTTTATATAGGTGGTTATCAACCTGCACAAAAATGGCTAAAAGATAGAAAAAACCAAAAGCTAGAAACAAAAGATGTGGCGCATTATCAAAAAATCATAGTAGCTCTAGTTGAAACAGATAGGATAATGAAAGAAATAGATAAAATTTTAAAAAAATAATTAATTGAAAAACATATTGTAATACGCGCCTAACGTTGGGTTTACGGAAATTGTTGCAGAATAGTTTTAATAAACAACTTCGTAAACCCAATCATATTTGAAAAGATTTAGTATTGTCAGACGGAGTAAGTATTACACCTGACCTCGTGTCAGGGCTGGTTTTAGTAGAGGCGTTAATTGGGGCTTATTAGTATTACGCGCATCTAAAACAGCAACTAACTTCGCGTATCTGCTGCGATGACTCACAATGTTCGGATGCCGTGAGTCATCTTGCTCCGAGTCTGACTTTGTAGTGTAGAAAGATTTTTTAGTTTTAAGAATGACCCGCAAAAAATACGCCTTCGCTACAGTCACGGAAACTTGCAAACAGAAGCAATTTCCGCGCCTTACGCTCAGTCATATTTGTTTGCATGTAATTGTAGACTCGGAGACATGCTAAGAAGCACGTCAGATACGCTTAACGTTAGTTGCCATTTTAGGTGCGGGCATGTTCGGAAAAGGAATTAACGCTAGGAATTTATTGACGTAGGTTTCCTCGACCTCGTGTCTCGGAAAGACTTTAGTGTGAATATTTTTACAGAAAGGAGTTTAAACTTTGAGAATAAAAAAATCTTTATGTTTATTTGCTGGAGTGATTTATAAGTGAAAAAATTAATTAAATTACGAAAATGGAAAAACTATTTAAAAATGCGCAGTAACTATGCGTTGAAACGAAAAGGGCAAAATAATAAAACTAAAAAAACTATCCTAGTTAAAACAGATAATTATTATTCAATTGAAGCCCTAAAGATTTTAGATTACTTGAAAATATAGAAAAAGTATTATTGTTTTTTAATACCTTGGCGAAACTTCCAATTCGAAGAAATAAAATTAAGATTGATTTAACCAATGTATCAAGTATTTCAAGTGAATCAATTTTATACCTTCTTTCATTTGGGTATTATTTAAAAAAGAAATATAATTATCTTTCCCTAAGAGGAAACTTACCAAAGAATGAACAATGTAAACAATTCATGATTGAATGTGGATTTTCTAGCCATGTGAGATTTGATACTGAATTCATACAACAAAACAAGGATATATTATCTATTCAGAGTGGCAAAACCGCTGATACTGACATTGCGGAAAAAGTTGTCGAATTTTTTAAATTAAAAACTGGGAAGGCACGTGGACAAATCACAAAAAGCATTTATACGACAATTATGGAGTTAATGGTCAATACTGTAGATCATGCTTACGACAGCCCCAACCAAAATATTCGTAATGATTGGTGGTTAATTGCATTTTATATCCAAGAAGATAACAAAATTGAATTTGCTTTTTTAGATAACGGGGTTGGGATACCTAAAACTTTAAATAAAAAATTGAAGGAAAAGATTAATGAATTTCTATTGCATAATAATCACTATTTACTAAGTGAATCTGCTTTGAATGGAAAATTGCAAGAAGGTATAAATAGGAGTAGGACAAAAGAAGAAAACAGAGGGAATGGTCTTCCCAAAATTAAATCTTTTTTTTCAAAAGGACTCATTAAAGAGTTGATAATCTTATCGGATAAAGGGTATATAAATATGATGACAAAAGAACAGAAAGATATAGAAAATAATTTTAAAGGAACGCTTTTTAGATGGAGCTTTTAACAATGTCTGAACAAAATTCTATAACCATTAATATTGCAAAGGATTTTTCAAAAAATCCTGGAGGAAGATTCATTAATCAAGGGAATAATTCTGGAGAAGAATTTAGAATTAAATATTTAGAACCCTATTTTGATAATCTAAAAGATGAAAGTAATCTAATTATTGTTTTGGATGGAACAAATGGGTATGCAACATCTTTTTTAGACGGAGCTTTTGGAGAATTAGCTAGAAAATATGGTTCTGATAGATGTATGAAACGAATAAGTTTTGAATCAGAGGAAGACGACCTTTTAATAAAAGAAATTCAAGGATATATTCAAGGTGCAAAAAAAAAGCCATAAAGCAATTTTAATATATTCTGTAGTCGTTTGTTTAATATTTTTTGTAAATATTTTGCTCTTCATAAAACTAGATAAACTATTTTTCGAGTTAAAGCTCTTAGAAATTAGCACAGTCTTATTTAACTTTATAACAGTGATATTTTTTTCCTACTACATTATAAAAGAATTCAAAAATGAGGATTTTCAAAAAAGTATCATAGTTAAAATTCTAGAAAAATTAATTGAATCTCTTACAACTGTTCATGAGAATTCTGTAATAATTTATTTAGCAAGTAAGCAAACCGAAAAAGAAGTTACCATAAAAAAAGAATTTCAAAGAATAAGTGTTCTAATTTCTGCAATCGCTAAAAACTATGAAGGTTATGTTAATGATACTAGTAAATTAGAAGGTGTAAAGGATGAATTTCTGCATTACAAAAGTCTAATTACTGATGCCGCTTTTGGCAGTAAAAAAATATCAGAAGATGAGAGGTCTAAAATTGTAGATGCATATTCAGATATAATAAATACAATTTATAAACTAATATTAAGTTTGCGCTAAAATTAATATTAGCGTAATACTTAGTAATTTAGAATTACGCGCCTAACGTCGAGTTTGCGGAAATTGCCGAATAGTTGTAAAAAGTGGCAACTTCGCAAACTCGAC from Leptospiraceae bacterium includes:
- a CDS encoding STAS-like domain-containing protein, encoding MSEQNSITINIAKDFSKNPGGRFINQGNNSGEEFRIKYLEPYFDNLKDESNLIIVLDGTNGYATSFLDGAFGELARKYGSDRCMKRISFESEEDDLLIKEIQGYIQGAKKKP